The proteins below are encoded in one region of Danio rerio strain Tuebingen ecotype United States chromosome 14, GRCz12tu, whole genome shotgun sequence:
- the dusp1 gene encoding dual specificity protein phosphatase 1 has translation MYLELSFCTMVIMEVPTIDSASLRDMLEGDDPDCLVLDCRSFFSFSVSHISGSSNVRFSTIVRRRARGGLGLEHIVPNEDTRNRLLSGEYQSVVFLDDHSLEMGEVKKDGTLMLAVNALCRKQCGASVYLLKGGFDTFSAEFPEKCTKTVPPQGLSLPLSSNCHSNTADSSCNTCTTPLYDQGGPVEILPFLYLGSAYHASRKDMLDMLGITALINVSSNCPNHFEDHYQYKSIPVEDNHKANISSWFNEAIEFIDSVRNKGGRVFVHCQAGISRSATICLAYLMRTNRVKLEEAFEFVKQRRSIISPNFSFMGQLLQFESQVLASSTCSSEAGSPAIGKNSTVFNFPVHTAASPLSFLQSPITTSPSC, from the exons ATGTATTTAGAGCTGTCCTTCTGTACTATGGTCATCATGGAAGTGCCCACTATCGATTCGGCCTCACTTCGGGATATGTTGGAGGGAGACGACCCGGATTGTTTGGTTTTGGACTGTCGCTCCTTCTTTTCTTTCAGCGTATCTCACATTTCGGGCTCCAGTAATGTGCGCTTCAGTACTATCGTGCGCCGGAGGGCCAGAGGGGGGCTGGGGCTTGAGCACATTGTGCCCAACGAGGACACCAGGAACAGGCTTCTGTCCGGGGAATACCAGAGTGTCGTTTTCCTGGATGACCACAGTCTAGAGATGGGAGAAGTGAAGAAAGACGGGACTTTAATGCTCGCTGTGAACGCGTTGTGCCGCAAACAATGTGGAGCAAGTGTATACCTTCTTAAAG gtgGATTTGACACATTTTCCGCTGAGTTTCCTGAAAAGTGTACAAAGACCGTCCCCCCACAAGGCTTGAGTTTACCTCTGAGCTCCAACTGCCATTCAAACACCGCTGATTCCTCCTGTAACACATGTACAACCCCTCTGTATGATCAG GGTGGCCCTGTAGAAATCCTGCCTTTCCTATATTTGGGCAGTGCTTATCACGCTTCCAGAAAAGACATGCTGGACATGTTGGGGATCACCGCTCTTATTAACGTCTCTTCCAACTGTCCCAACCACTTTGAAGACCACTACCAGTACAAAAGCATTCCAGTTGAAGACAACCACAAGGCTAACATCAGTTCCTGGTTCAACGAGGCCATCGAATTTATTG ATTCTGTACGGAATAAAGGTGGACGTGTCTTTGTTCACTGCCAAGCGGGAATCTCGCGCTCTGCCACCATCTGTCTGGCTTATCTGATGCGCACCAACCGCGTCAAACTGGAAGAGGCCTTCGAATTCGTTAAACAGCGACGCAGCATCATCTCGCCCAACTTCAGCTTCATGGGCCAGCTTTTACAATTCGAGTCGCAAGTTCTGGCCTCCTCTACGTGTTCCTCAGAAGCAGGAAGCCCCGCCATTGGCAAGAACAGCACTGTGTTCAACTTCCCCGTCCACACAGCGGCCAGTCCTCTTTCCTTCCTGCAGAGTCCCATCACTACCTCACCCTCCTGCTGA